A stretch of DNA from Brevibacillus ruminantium:
AGCGGCAAGTCCGGGTTGGTTCCGCCTTGCATCAGAATCTCGGTTCCGCCGACGTCAACTGTCTCCTGAATCTTTTGGTAGATTTCCTTATTGGAGAGTACATACCCTTCTTTTGATCCTGGCGGCCGATAAAATGCGCAAAATCGGCAGTATGTGTCACAAACATTGGTATAGTTTACATTTCGTCCGATGACGAAGGTCGTGATGGGATCGGGATGCCATTTTTGCATCACGAGGTTGGCGTAATGGCCAATTTTCTCCAGCTCATTGCTGTCAAACAGGGCCAGTCCATCTTCCAGACCGAGGCGTTCACCGGCGAGGGCACGTTCCAAAATATGATCGATCAAAAGGATCACTCCTTCTTCCCTTAAACAATTCATCCACGCTTCATGGTATCACAAATCAGGCCCCGATACGAGGCTGTGATGAGAAGAATCATGTTTTCCCGCTCAGCTCCGGGCTCCGCCCTGCAGGGTGGATTCGCCATGGTATGATTGTCAATTACAAGAATCGAGTAGGAGGGGGTGGCTAACCCCGTCCTCTCACACCACCGTACGTACCGTTCGGTATACGGCGGTTCACCAAGCTTGACGAATGTCAAAATATCGCTGTGTTAAGCTTTTGAGCCCTTGTTGTTGCCAGTAGGCAATGCCGAGGGCTTTGTGTATATGCGGAGTCTTTGTAGTACGCCATGCCCCCTTGCGGGTGTTTGCAATTTCAATTGCTTTTGTGTGAGATATACCAAGAGAACGGAGTTCTCGATATCTGGTTCTCACTCGTTTCCACTGCGTCCACAAGCAAAGACGGAGCCTACGCCTTGTCCATTCCTCAATGGATTGTAAGATTCCCTTTGCGTCTGCAAGGGCAAAATATCCAATCCAACCCATGAGATACTGGTTTAACCTTTCAACCCGTTCCTCAAGCGAGATACTCCACACTGGATTCGTGATCGTGCGGATTTTCTCTTTTAACTTGAGAAGGGATTTTGGGTGGATACGAACCGTTGTCTGTTTTACGAAAGTAAAACTAAAGCCAAGGAATTTACGTTTCCACGGCCGGTCCACCGCACTTTTCTCCTCATTTACTTTTAGCCTAAGCACCTTTTCCAAGTAATCTTTCATGCTCTTCTTAACCCGTTCTCCTGCTCGTCTTGTTTTCACGTAGACGTTGCAATCGTCCGCATAGCGGCAAAAGCGATGTCCCCTCTTTTCTAATTCCTTATCCAGATCATCAAGCAAGATATTTGCTAATAGTGGGCTTAGCGGTCCACCTTGCGGTGTCCCCTCACTTGAGGTAGTACAGATTCCTTTTATCATGACACCTGCGTTTAGATAGGATCGAATCAGCTTTAGAAGGCGCTTGTCTTGGATTTTACGAGCCACGCGGCTCATCAGGATATCATGGTTGACACGATCAAAGAATTTCTCTAGATCGATGTCCACCACGAATCTGTATCCTTCCCTGATATACGCTTGCGCTTTCCTTACTGCCATGTGGGCGCTACGTTTCGGGCGAAATCCGTAACTGGACTCCGAGAAGGTGGGATCGAAGATCGGTGTTAATACTTGGAGGATGGCTTGCTGGATGAAGCGGTCCACCACGGTGGGAATGCCTAATAACCTTACGCCTCCGTCAGGTTTCGGGATTTCGACTCTGCGGACAGGTGAAGGTCGATAGGTTCCTCTTTCCAATTCCTCACGGATAGTTTGCCAGTGTTCGTGTAGATAGTCGCGTAGTTGTTCGGTTGAAACACCATCGACTCCA
This window harbors:
- the ltrA gene encoding group II intron reverse transcriptase/maturase, whose product is MDLLEKVLSRENLRMALQRVEANKGVGGVDGVSTEQLRDYLHEHWQTIREELERGTYRPSPVRRVEIPKPDGGVRLLGIPTVVDRFIQQAILQVLTPIFDPTFSESSYGFRPKRSAHMAVRKAQAYIREGYRFVVDIDLEKFFDRVNHDILMSRVARKIQDKRLLKLIRSYLNAGVMIKGICTTSSEGTPQGGPLSPLLANILLDDLDKELEKRGHRFCRYADDCNVYVKTRRAGERVKKSMKDYLEKVLRLKVNEEKSAVDRPWKRKFLGFSFTFVKQTTVRIHPKSLLKLKEKIRTITNPVWSISLEERVERLNQYLMGWIGYFALADAKGILQSIEEWTRRRLRLCLWTQWKRVRTRYRELRSLGISHTKAIEIANTRKGAWRTTKTPHIHKALGIAYWQQQGLKSLTQRYFDIRQAW